In Methanocella paludicola SANAE, the sequence TCGCGTGTCATCATCATCGGCGGCGGCGCGCAGGTCGCCCAGGTCGCCGTGGGCGCCATCAACGAGGCGGACCGGCACAACATCCGGGGCGAGCGCATCAGCGTCGATACCATCCCCCTGGTGGGCGAGGACACGCTGGCCGACGCCGTGGAAGCAGTGAAGCGCCTCCACCGTGCCCAGATCCTGGTCCTTGCGGGCTCCATCATGGGCGGCAGCATATCCGAAGAGATCAAGAAGCTCCACCGCGAGGGCATCCCTGTCATCTCGCTGAACATGGCCGGTAGCGTTCCCGACTATGCCGACCTCGTGGTTACCGACCCCATCCAGGCGGGGACGTTCGCGGTCATGCACGTCGCCAAGACCGCCGTGTTCGACATCGACCGGGTCCGCGGGAAAAAGTTTTGATCCCGTTTTTTATCCGGCCGAATGCATTCGATGTCAGGCATATATATAATTAAAAAATTATATTATATTATGCACGACGAGGTAAGCGTAATTTCTCCCCAGGGCATCCTGTCCATAGGCATGCCCGCTCCCGATTTCGAGGCCGTGACCACGCATGGCAAGATCAAGCTATCCCAGTATAAGGGCAAATGGGTGGTGCTATTCTCCCACCCATCGGATTTTACGCCCGTATGCACGACGGAGTTCATCGCGTTCGCCGAACGCTACGAGGACTTTAAAAAGCGGAACGTGGAGATCATCGGCCTCAGCATCGACAGCGTCTACTCCCACATCGCGTGGGCTCGCAGCATCCAGGAAAAGACGGGCTGCCGCATACCGTTCCCCATCATCGCGGACCTGGACATGCGCGTCGCGAAGGCGTTCAACATGATCCACCCGGCGATGAGCGAAACGTCGGCCGTTCGCGCGGTATTTTTCATCGACCCTAACCGTATCCTGAGGGCGATGGTCTATTACCCGCAGACGACCGGAAGGAACATGGACGAGCTCCTGCGGATCGTCGACTCGCTGCAGATCGTGGATAAGGAGAAGGTGGCGACCCCGGCCAACTGGAGGCCCGGCGACGCGGTCATCGTTCCCGCCCCGAACACCCAGGAGGGCGCGGAGAAGAGGCTTAACGAAGGATATGAGTGTATGGACTGGTACCTCTGTAAAAAGAAGCTTTAATTCGTCGGCTTATTTTACTTTTTTTTAACCTTGTGACGTTTTTCGGATAACAGCTATAGCAGCCCGGACAAGCCCCAGCTGGAGCGCAGCAACGGCCCCCATGAATATGAGGACGTCGGTGGTCCCGGGGCCGGGCGCCGGGGCCTCCTGGAATGGCCCGACGAAGGCGAAGGTGCCGTCGCCGCTGGATATCGTCTCGTAAATGACGCTCTCGTTGGACCTGATCGCCTTGCAGGCCAGCCGGGTCACGCCCCCATCACCATACCGGTAGGCAGAGACGTTGTCGCCGGCATAGGGGGCTTTCATGCGAACGATGATGTAGCTTATGGATTCACCGTTCACATCGAGCATGAGCTTCACCTTGCCCGTCTGGCCGCTCTTTGTCGCCTCGTCCGATACGGCCTTTTTAATCGTCCCGTTATTCGATATGGAAATATGATAAGTTGGCCTGTCCGGCCACACATTCAGGTATAGCACCGCCCCGGCCGCGGCGTCTCCGTCAGCCAATGCTACCGTGTCCAGCTCCACATCCGTGACCTGGCCGTAGAACCGTGTCCCGTCGCTCGTCAGGTCCCCGGTCATGAGGGCCATACTGGCAGCAGGCCCCGATGTGCCATTTATCGCCAGCATCAGCGTGTTGTTCCTGAACAGGGCACCGGTGCTCGTGTCCTGGAAGAAAGCGAGCCTGGCGCCTGCCGGCGAGTTCGTCGGCACGCTTACATAGGCATTATTACCGACTTTGAATATCTCGACGGGGCCCCATATATCGACTACATTATTAGCCGAATCGCGAGCCTTTGTCCCGTTAATGATAAACGACGAAGGCAGGGTCATGTCGAGTAAGCTTTGGCCCAGGGCGGGTGCTATGGCCAAAGCTAAAATAAATAAAACAATGACCGATCTAGTAGCGTACGCAGGGCCGGCTGGCACAATATAGACAAAACCGGGCGGATACTTAGAATTAATATACCGTTATAGCGATAAAGAGAAAATTAAAAAGCGGGCCTTTATGCCCGGGCCTCTCTTGCGCCTGGCGCGGGCTTTTTTGCTCCGGGGGTATAGTCATGGAAAGCATTGACTTCGTTCTCCAGCGTAAGATACCAGCCCCAGGCCTCGCCTTGCTCGATTATCGGCTGGACCCATCCCGGCACCGTCTCTGCACGGGCCCAATCGCGCTGCAGCTCGCATCCCACGCCGTTCCAGGTCGTCAGATGCCCGCCGGCCTGAGATATGCGGTCCAGGGCAGCCCTATGCGATTCAATCGACGTGCCTCCCAGCGCGTCGATCACGGGATAGACATCAAATCCGTCCTTGATCGCGTCGAGCGCGGGGAATAGCAGGCAGGCTTCCGTCCACAGCGCGGCCATGATGAGCTTCTTACGGCCGGTCGCCTTTACAGCATTCAGGACCGCCTCGTCTTCCCACGAGTTGATGGTCGTCCTGTCATACGATCGGACATCGGGGATAACGCTACGCAATTGCGGGATCGTGTCAGGGTTCGTGCCATTCGTCACGTTGACCGTCGTAAGGATGATCGGCAGGCCAAAATTCTTCGCGATCTTCGTGAGCGCGACCACGTTGTTGATCATCTGCTGCCTGTCCATCGATTTCGTAGTGAAAATTTGTGGCGGCTGATAGTCGATGATGACCAGCACAGAATTCTTAGGCGTAAGGAGGTGATCCTCCTCCTGGTTTCGTATAGGTAAAGACGTCATGGTATCCTCCATTAGGTGATTGACCGTGTAAAATTACACGCCCATTTACGTCTATTTAGCATTTTTAAATAACAAATTGCGTAAAGCAGCGTAAGGCCGATATTGAGCTTTAAAGAAATCGAAAAATAAAAAAGATGAGGAATGTAAGGTCGTAACCTTACATGCCCATGTCGCCCATGTCGCCCATGCCGGGAGGCATGCCGCCGGGGCCGCCACGGCCGCCAGACAGCTTGCTCGCGGCGATGACGTCGTCGATCCTCAGGATCATGACGGCCGCCTCGGAGGCGCCGCTGATTGCCTGGGTCTTGACGCGGAGAGGCTCGACAACTCCTTCCTTCTTCATGTCCACGGCTTCGCCGGTGAACACGTTGATGCCGAAGTTCTTGCCGTCCTTGTTCTTGCCCTCGTGCTTGCTCCTCAGGTCGACCAGCGTGTCGATCGGGTCCAGGCCCGCGTTCTCGGCGAGAGTCCTGGGGATGATCTCCATGGATTCAGCGAATGCCTCGATGGCAAGCTGTTCCCTGCCGCCGACGGTGGACGCGAACTCCTTAAGGCGCAGTGCCAGCTCGACTTCAGTGGAGCCGCCGCCAGCGACGTACTTCTTGTCCTCGACGACGACGCCGACAACCCTAAGCGCATCGTGCACGGCCCTCTCGAGCTCGTCGACGACGTGCTCAGTTCCGCCCTTGAGTATCAGGCTGACCGCCTTCGGGTCCTTGCACTGCTCGACGAAGATCATGTTCTCGTCGCCGATCTTGCGTTCCTCTACGAGGCCCGCGACGCCGAGGTCGTCCTTCGCTAATTCGTCGATGCTGTTGCTGACCTTGGCGCCCGTCGCCTTGGCGAGCTTCTTGAGATCGGACTCTTTTACTCTCCGGGCTGCCATGATGCCGTTCTTGGCCAGGTAGTGCTGGACGAGGTCGTCAACGCCCTTCTGGCAGAACACGACGTTCGCGCCGGTGGCCTTGATCTTGTCGACCATGGTCTTCAGCATCTTCTCTTCCTGGTCCAGGAAGCTCTGGAGCTGGTCCGGGCTGGTGATCTCGATCTTTGCGTCGATCTCGGTCTTCTCGATCTCTAATGGCGTATCAAGTAACGCGATCTTCGCGTTCTTTACAGTCTTCGGCATGTTCGGGTGGATCCTTTCCTTGTCGATGACCAGGCCCTGGATAAGCTCGGAGTCGCCGATGGTGCCGCCGACCTTCTTCTCGACCTTGATATCGTCGACGTCGACCTTGCCGTCCTCGTCAACGACTGCCTTGATAGACCTGACGCACAGGTCCGCGAGCTTCTCGCCCGCGGCCTCGGCGCCCTTGCCGGACATCGCCGTGATGGCGAACTTCTTGAGCAGGCCCTCGTCCTTGAGGGTGACCGGGTAAGCCAGCGAGTCGAGGATCTCCCTCGCCTTTGACGCCGCTTCCCTGTAGCCCGCCGCGATGACGGTCGGGTGGACGTCCTGGTCGAGCAGGTTCTCGGACCTCTTCAGTAATTCGCCGGCTAATACGACCGCGGTCGTCGTGCCGTCGCCCACTTCATCGTCCTGGGTCTTGGCGATCTCGACGATCATCTTCGCCGCCGGGTGCTCGATGTCCATTTCCTTTAATATAGTGACTCCATCGTTCGTTATGACGACGTCGCCGAGCGAGTCTACGAGCATCTTGTCCATGCCCTTCGGACCCAGAGTGGTCCTGACCGCCTCAGCCACGGCCCTCGCGGCCATGAGGTTCATGCCCTGAGCGTCGCGGCCCCTTGTCCTGCTGGAGCCTTCCTTCAGAATTATAATCGGTTGGCCTCCTTGAGTTTGCTGTGCCAATTCAAAACCTCCTTACTAATAGTACAATTGGGAATTTCAGGTATTATGTGGTTACACTTCTATATATATTTTGCGTTTTTTGCCCAAATATTGCATATCATTTTATTTTTATAATCACCTTATGCATGGCTCGTTTTTCGTACCGGCCGCTATTCGACCGTTACGTGGAGAATAAATTCCGGAGAAGGCTTTGACCAGGGCCTTATGAGATTGAAAATAAGCTCGCATTCGCCCGTTCCCGCCGCAGTGAATAGCCAGTACCGCTCCCCGAGGCCGTTATACTTTGCCGGCCCCTTCTCGACATAGATGTCCTCGATGAAGCGCAGGCAGGGGCAGCTTCCCTCCACGAGACTCCACATGTAGCCCGAGACCTGGCTCTCGGGCAGGCGGACTTCCAGCACGTCCCTTAAACTGAGCCCGATATGCTTACCATTATCCGTAAAAGTCGCGCGCATCCATAATACAGTAGCATAAAAGTTCTTATAATAAGTCGCTCCATTTCTGCACGTCATGAGCCGCCAGGTGTATCTCGGGAAGCTGACGCTTTACTGGTGCGATACGTGCAACGTGCCCGTGCTCGGGAAGAAGTGTGCCCGGTGCGGGGCGCCGACCCGTTACGTCGACTGCACGCCGCCCGGCGATATCCGCCCCGCCTTCCCGTTCGACGTCGAGCTGATAAACAAGACGATCGAGGAGAGCTTCGGCCATCCTGATCTGATCCCGGCGGACAAATTAGTCGTGCTCAACAAGGCGCCCTACGAGGACCGGCTCGACGAGATTTTCGTCGACGGCCGCATGTTCGGCGCACTACGTTTTGACCCTTATCGATTACGATGGATGTTCATGCCCCGGGCCTTTGCGGCGAAGCAGATGAACCTGGCCAGGGGCCATGCCACGAAGGGCTTCGTTATCGCCGATAAGGGCGCGGAAAAGCCCCTTCTGGGCAGCTCCAATATGCTCGGCCCGGGCGTGGTCGACTGCGATGAGAACATCCAGGTCGACGACGAGGTCGTCGTTTTCCTGGAGGGCAGGCCCATCGCCGTGGGCCGTGCCAAGATGACCGGCGCCGACATGAAGGAGCGCAAAAAGGGCGTCGCCGTTAAAGTGAGGTGGAACGGCTACGACGACCACCCCGTGCTCAATGGCGGCCAGACGTGGCAGGACGCCGTGGACGCCAATCGAGAGTACTTAATGAGCATCGAGGGCGAGGCCATCGGGTTCGCTAAAAAGGTGGCCGGCCAGTACAGATTACCCGTCACAGTATCATACTCGGGCGGCAAGGACAGCCTGGCAACGCTCCTCCTCGTGAGGAAGGCGCTGCCGGACTTCGACGTGTTGTACATCAACACGGGGCTCGAGTTCCCCGAGACCACGCAGAACGTCCACGACGTCGTAGCGCAATACGGCCTCAGGCTCAAGACGGCTAAGGCCGGTTCCTTCTGGGACGCGGCGCCGAGCTTAGGGCCGCCCTCCGTGGAAGCCCGCTGGTGCTGCAAGGTCTGCAAGCTCGGGCCCATCACCGATCTTATTGAAAATAATTATTCAGACGGGTGCCTGACTTTTATCGGCCAGCGGCGCTACGAGTCCGAAGTACGTGCTAAAAGCCAGCGCATCTGGCAGAACCCGTGGGTGGGCAACCAGGTGAGCGCCTCGCCCATCCAGCACTGGACCGCCCTGCATATCTGGCTTTACTTATTCAGGGAAAAAGCGCCATATAACCCGCTTTACGGGCGCGGCTTCGACCGCATCGGCTGCTGGCTCTGCCCGAGCGCGAGCCTGGCGGACTACGAGTTCGTCAAGTCCCAGTACCCCGAGATGTGGGCTCGCTGGGAAGCGTTCCTTATCGATTATGGTAAAAAGGTCGGCTACCCGGCCGAGTACGTGAAGTACGGCCTGTGGCGCTGGAGGCGCCTGCCCAGACAATGGGAAGAGCTCCGGAAGGCGCTGGGCATCGAGCTCACGGCGCCCGCGGAGGCCTCTGGCGACCTGAGCTTCACTATGGTCGCCGGATACCGGCCCTGTAAAGACGGCTCGGCCACGGCGGAGGGCAATTTTAACATGCCCCTCGACATGGGGCGCATCGAAGGATACTTGCGCCCCATCGGCGAAGTCAGGGATGCCGAAGGCATGCTCTTCGTCACGAGGGACGGCGCAAGCCTCCAGGTATATGCCACCGGCACTGTCGTCGCCCGGGCAAAAGATAAAGAGGCCGCAGCAGCCCTCATGAGCCTGGCCGAGAAGTCCATTCGCCGGGGCATGCTCTGCGTCGGATGCGGGGTCTGCGTGGGCGCCTGCCCCATAAATGCTATAACCAAAGAGAGCCAGAGAGTAACGGTCAGCGAGGCCTGCACCGCGTGCGGCGAATGCGTCGACAGGTGCCCGCTCGTCAAGTTCAAGAGGGAAGCATGATCGCCATTATTGACTACGGCGTTGGAAACCTGAGGAGCGTTGAGAAGGGGTTCGCCTACGTAGGAGTGACCGCGAAGGTCACGGGCGATCCTTCGGTTATTGATGCGGCCGACGCCATCGTGCTCCCCGGCGTGGGCGCGTTCGAGAGCGGGATGAGGCACTTCGAGCCGCTCAGGAAAGCCGTGCTTGGCCGGGTCGACGCCGGCGTGCCGCTGCTGGGCGTGTGCCTGGGGATGCAGATGCTGTATGAGGAAAGCGAGGAGAACGGCCTGCATAAGGGACTGGGCCTGGTAAAGGGCCGCATCACGCGGTTCTCGAACGGCCTCAAAGTGCCCCACATGGGCTGGAACTCGCTCGATATAAAGAAACAGCACCCGCTGCTGGACGGCATAAAGAATAATTCGTTCGTCTATTTCGTGCACTCGTACAAGGCCCCGGCCGGCGAGAACACGGTCGCTTCAGCCGAATACGGCGGGGAGTTCACTGCCGTCGTGTCGGGGGACAGGCCCAACGTAGTGGGCACCCAGTTCCACCCGGAGAAGAGCGGGGACACGGGGCTGCGTATGTTAAAAAATTTTTCCGATTGCATAAAACGGTGAGCTGAATGGACTTTTTAAAGACGATCGACGGGCTGCTCTCAAGGGTATACGCCGACTACATGAAGCTGGGGAAATATTTTGCCGTCGGCGCCGTGGGGACCATTGCAGAATGGTCGCTGTACTCCGGCCTGATCGTCTTCACGCTGCTCGACTACCGGGTGGCGACGGCCGCGGCCTACTTCCTGGGAATGATCATCAACTACACGCTGAACCGCTATTTCACGTTCAACAGCACCTATAAGAAGATACACGTCCAGTTCGCCTCCTTCGCCGCCATCGCGCTCATCGGCCTCGGCATCCAGGAGCTCGTCATGATCGGCGTGATCGGCTATCTGTTCAATAACACGACTTCCGATTCGATACAGATAATCTCGAAGGTCATAGCGACCTTCGTCGGCTTCGTATGGACCTTCATCGCGAATAAAAAGATCACTTTCAAGGTCTTCCAGTAAG encodes:
- a CDS encoding peroxiredoxin, translated to MHDEVSVISPQGILSIGMPAPDFEAVTTHGKIKLSQYKGKWVVLFSHPSDFTPVCTTEFIAFAERYEDFKKRNVEIIGLSIDSVYSHIAWARSIQEKTGCRIPFPIIADLDMRVAKAFNMIHPAMSETSAVRAVFFIDPNRILRAMVYYPQTTGRNMDELLRIVDSLQIVDKEKVATPANWRPGDAVIVPAPNTQEGAEKRLNEGYECMDWYLCKKKL
- a CDS encoding hydrolase, translating into MTSLPIRNQEEDHLLTPKNSVLVIIDYQPPQIFTTKSMDRQQMINNVVALTKIAKNFGLPIILTTVNVTNGTNPDTIPQLRSVIPDVRSYDRTTINSWEDEAVLNAVKATGRKKLIMAALWTEACLLFPALDAIKDGFDVYPVIDALGGTSIESHRAALDRISQAGGHLTTWNGVGCELQRDWARAETVPGWVQPIIEQGEAWGWYLTLENEVNAFHDYTPGAKKPAPGAREARA
- the thsA gene encoding thermosome subunit alpha translates to MAQQTQGGQPIIILKEGSSRTRGRDAQGMNLMAARAVAEAVRTTLGPKGMDKMLVDSLGDVVITNDGVTILKEMDIEHPAAKMIVEIAKTQDDEVGDGTTTAVVLAGELLKRSENLLDQDVHPTVIAAGYREAASKAREILDSLAYPVTLKDEGLLKKFAITAMSGKGAEAAGEKLADLCVRSIKAVVDEDGKVDVDDIKVEKKVGGTIGDSELIQGLVIDKERIHPNMPKTVKNAKIALLDTPLEIEKTEIDAKIEITSPDQLQSFLDQEEKMLKTMVDKIKATGANVVFCQKGVDDLVQHYLAKNGIMAARRVKESDLKKLAKATGAKVSNSIDELAKDDLGVAGLVEERKIGDENMIFVEQCKDPKAVSLILKGGTEHVVDELERAVHDALRVVGVVVEDKKYVAGGGSTEVELALRLKEFASTVGGREQLAIEAFAESMEIIPRTLAENAGLDPIDTLVDLRSKHEGKNKDGKNFGINVFTGEAVDMKKEGVVEPLRVKTQAISGASEAAVMILRIDDVIAASKLSGGRGGPGGMPPGMGDMGDMGM
- a CDS encoding protease inhibitor I42 family protein, which produces MRATFTDNGKHIGLSLRDVLEVRLPESQVSGYMWSLVEGSCPCLRFIEDIYVEKGPAKYNGLGERYWLFTAAGTGECELIFNLIRPWSKPSPEFILHVTVE
- a CDS encoding phosphoadenosine phosphosulfate reductase family protein, with protein sequence MSRQVYLGKLTLYWCDTCNVPVLGKKCARCGAPTRYVDCTPPGDIRPAFPFDVELINKTIEESFGHPDLIPADKLVVLNKAPYEDRLDEIFVDGRMFGALRFDPYRLRWMFMPRAFAAKQMNLARGHATKGFVIADKGAEKPLLGSSNMLGPGVVDCDENIQVDDEVVVFLEGRPIAVGRAKMTGADMKERKKGVAVKVRWNGYDDHPVLNGGQTWQDAVDANREYLMSIEGEAIGFAKKVAGQYRLPVTVSYSGGKDSLATLLLVRKALPDFDVLYINTGLEFPETTQNVHDVVAQYGLRLKTAKAGSFWDAAPSLGPPSVEARWCCKVCKLGPITDLIENNYSDGCLTFIGQRRYESEVRAKSQRIWQNPWVGNQVSASPIQHWTALHIWLYLFREKAPYNPLYGRGFDRIGCWLCPSASLADYEFVKSQYPEMWARWEAFLIDYGKKVGYPAEYVKYGLWRWRRLPRQWEELRKALGIELTAPAEASGDLSFTMVAGYRPCKDGSATAEGNFNMPLDMGRIEGYLRPIGEVRDAEGMLFVTRDGASLQVYATGTVVARAKDKEAAAALMSLAEKSIRRGMLCVGCGVCVGACPINAITKESQRVTVSEACTACGECVDRCPLVKFKREA
- the hisH gene encoding imidazole glycerol phosphate synthase subunit HisH encodes the protein MIAIIDYGVGNLRSVEKGFAYVGVTAKVTGDPSVIDAADAIVLPGVGAFESGMRHFEPLRKAVLGRVDAGVPLLGVCLGMQMLYEESEENGLHKGLGLVKGRITRFSNGLKVPHMGWNSLDIKKQHPLLDGIKNNSFVYFVHSYKAPAGENTVASAEYGGEFTAVVSGDRPNVVGTQFHPEKSGDTGLRMLKNFSDCIKR
- a CDS encoding GtrA family protein, which encodes MDFLKTIDGLLSRVYADYMKLGKYFAVGAVGTIAEWSLYSGLIVFTLLDYRVATAAAYFLGMIINYTLNRYFTFNSTYKKIHVQFASFAAIALIGLGIQELVMIGVIGYLFNNTTSDSIQIISKVIATFVGFVWTFIANKKITFKVFQ